In the Stigmatella erecta genome, one interval contains:
- a CDS encoding glycosyltransferase family 4 protein, which produces MGLRIAMLTAVFPPSVGGIQTHTLRLSQRLVAQGAQVVVLTRHHRGLPRREFVEGVEVLRLGQGDARREVATATYLAESLKELVARRHALDVMHAHQMLSPTTTGLLARKALGIPLVINPHACGPEGDVQYLRRAPWLAGGWRLEAARRWADAFVSISEPIRQELRDSGIEEDRIWRIANGVDLEAFRPASPGERHALRARLGLPPGPIVTYSGRLAPEKGVDVLLEAWALLVRSRPKATLVLLGNGPEEAALRRRVAERGLGTSVRLMGAVADVPAWLRASDVFALASRTEGLPVALLEGMACGLPSVATRVGGTPEVLEDGVHGRLVPSEAPPALAQGLLDALEPGPGAAWGATARERVAARFSLEAIAHRLLQLYGGLVQERTFARSSAGTV; this is translated from the coding sequence ATGGGGCTACGAATCGCGATGTTGACCGCTGTGTTTCCTCCTTCCGTGGGAGGAATCCAGACACACACCTTGAGGTTGTCCCAGCGGCTGGTGGCCCAGGGCGCGCAGGTGGTGGTGCTCACCCGTCATCATCGGGGGCTGCCCCGGCGGGAGTTCGTGGAGGGCGTCGAGGTGCTGCGCCTGGGGCAGGGCGATGCCCGCCGCGAGGTGGCCACCGCGACCTACCTGGCCGAGAGCCTGAAGGAGCTGGTGGCCCGGCGCCACGCGCTGGATGTGATGCACGCCCACCAGATGCTCTCGCCCACCACCACCGGGCTGCTGGCGCGCAAGGCGCTTGGAATCCCCCTGGTCATCAACCCGCATGCCTGCGGCCCCGAGGGGGACGTTCAATACCTGAGGCGCGCGCCCTGGCTGGCCGGAGGCTGGCGCCTGGAGGCGGCGCGCCGGTGGGCGGATGCCTTCGTCAGCATCAGCGAGCCCATCCGCCAGGAGCTGAGGGACTCGGGCATCGAGGAGGACCGCATCTGGCGCATCGCCAATGGGGTGGACCTGGAGGCCTTCCGTCCCGCGAGCCCCGGGGAGCGCCACGCGCTGCGCGCCCGGCTGGGGCTGCCGCCGGGGCCCATTGTCACCTACTCCGGACGCCTCGCCCCCGAGAAGGGGGTGGACGTGCTGCTGGAGGCGTGGGCGCTGCTCGTGCGCTCGCGCCCCAAGGCCACGCTGGTGCTCCTGGGCAATGGGCCCGAGGAGGCGGCGCTCCGGCGGCGCGTGGCGGAGCGGGGACTGGGAACGTCCGTGCGCCTGATGGGCGCGGTCGCCGATGTGCCTGCCTGGCTGCGCGCCAGCGATGTCTTTGCCCTGGCCTCCCGGACGGAGGGCTTGCCGGTGGCGCTCCTGGAGGGCATGGCGTGTGGCCTGCCCTCCGTGGCCACGCGGGTGGGCGGCACCCCGGAGGTGCTGGAGGATGGGGTGCATGGGCGGCTCGTGCCGTCCGAGGCGCCCCCGGCCCTGGCCCAGGGGCTGCTCGACGCGCTGGAGCCGGGTCCGGGCGCCGCGTGGGGGGCCACCGCGCGGGAGCGGGTGGCGGCGCGGTTCTCGCTGGAGGCCATCGCCCACCGCCTCCTGCAGCTTTACGGCGGTTTGGTCCAAGAACGCACCTTCGCTCGTTCCAGTGCGGGAACTGTTTGA
- a CDS encoding glycosyltransferase, which produces MDKRIRLVEFTNTFHLGGGEVQFLELLRGLPRSHYDIQVLALEATGPLLPEVRKLGLEPEVFPLGPSLIHRQTLQQIIRLARWLKAQRVDLLHVHDFYTTLLAVPACRMAGVPVVVGRLDLVHWHGKARHALLAAATHAATHAIANADAVRRFLREREWFPEERITVILNGLRLDQFDARAAAGLERPLPEVPEGAPIITHVANMTHEVKRQEDLFEALALVRQRHPKATAFLVGDGMRRPELEARARALGLGEAVHFLGHRTDVPAVLRRATLGVLCSRHEGLSNAVMEGMAAGLPMVVTDAGGNGELVAEGQRGFVVPPLSPPALAAAITRLLDDPAMAQRMGAAGRAYVEAELTLERMVSAHDALFRRMLGLPSQDGDGTASSRAA; this is translated from the coding sequence ATGGACAAGCGGATCCGGCTGGTCGAATTCACCAATACCTTTCACCTGGGCGGCGGCGAGGTGCAGTTCCTGGAGCTGCTCCGGGGCCTTCCCCGTTCACACTATGACATCCAGGTGCTCGCGCTCGAGGCCACGGGCCCGCTGCTGCCCGAGGTGCGCAAGCTGGGGCTGGAGCCCGAGGTGTTCCCGCTCGGGCCCTCGCTCATCCACCGGCAGACGCTTCAGCAGATCATCCGGCTCGCCCGGTGGCTGAAGGCCCAGCGCGTGGACCTGCTCCACGTCCACGACTTCTACACGACGCTGCTGGCGGTGCCCGCGTGCCGGATGGCCGGGGTGCCCGTCGTCGTGGGCCGGTTGGACCTCGTGCACTGGCATGGCAAGGCCCGCCACGCGCTGCTGGCCGCCGCCACGCACGCGGCCACCCACGCCATCGCCAACGCCGATGCCGTGCGGCGCTTCCTGCGCGAGCGCGAGTGGTTCCCCGAGGAGCGCATCACCGTCATCCTCAACGGCCTGCGCCTGGATCAATTCGATGCCCGCGCCGCGGCGGGGCTGGAGCGCCCCCTGCCGGAGGTGCCCGAGGGCGCCCCCATCATCACCCACGTGGCCAACATGACCCACGAGGTCAAACGCCAGGAGGACCTCTTCGAGGCGCTGGCCCTCGTGCGCCAGCGGCACCCCAAGGCCACGGCGTTCCTCGTGGGCGACGGGATGCGGCGGCCCGAGCTGGAGGCCCGTGCCCGGGCGCTGGGGCTGGGCGAGGCGGTCCACTTCCTGGGGCACCGCACGGATGTGCCGGCCGTGCTGCGCCGGGCCACGCTGGGCGTCCTCTGCTCCCGCCACGAGGGGCTGTCGAACGCCGTCATGGAGGGCATGGCTGCGGGCCTGCCCATGGTCGTCACCGACGCGGGCGGCAATGGGGAGCTCGTCGCGGAGGGGCAGCGGGGCTTCGTGGTGCCGCCGCTGTCCCCCCCGGCGCTCGCCGCCGCCATCACCCGGCTGCTGGATGACCCGGCGATGGCCCAGCGCATGGGGGCCGCGGGCCGTGCCTATGTCGAAGCCGAGCTGACACT